The nucleotide sequence CTATTCACTATGCTCTCTAATAGTTACAATTTTAATGTGACCATGCCTGATTACATGAAGAATATCCCCGATAAGAATGCAATCCTCGACCCAATAAATGACAAAAGGTTTTTTGTATAGACCACATTTGAGAGAGTCTCTCCTATATGGCCGATAAGCTCCAATACATATCAATATCGACAATGACCAATACTATTAGCTGTACCGAACAGCAAAACCCCGCCCATCTTAGCCCATAAAGCTCTGAACCAGTTTAGCATTAAATGGGGCGAGGCCAAGTTTGGTTAGATCCAACCCCAATATTAAGAAGTAAGCAAACAAGTGAAACGGTGAAGGAAGCAAATCTTTATTGGAGTTGTTAGTGGACCGATCACCAAGTAGGCCTCTTGGGCCATATTATATTGGGCTTGGGATCCAACATTGCCAATTATGGGCCTTGGGCTAATTTGTAGATCGTTACGTAATACAAGTTGGGTTCACTCAATATATGTTGAAGTTAAAAACACCAGATCGAATCGGCAATATTGACCAAATCAACTCCTATTATTGACAAACAAGTTCTGATTAAGATGGATTGTGCCCTGCCAACcattgttggaaaatcaggttttgtgaCTTGACTCGTTCTCTTTAAATTCTAGTGAGTCGGAGCGAGTCATATCAAAATTTCCCCTCTTATTTCCATACCAATCTTTCTcaagcaatccaaataaataattaataaaaaaattaaatgaaacaagataaaataaaggtgtttgtttttcagatttttttatgaagctcATTATTCATTGTCTCTTGGATTGAAAGTGATAAGATTCAACTTGGAGATGTCATGGTCATAAATCTATAAATTAAGATGTCATGGTCATAAatctataaattaaaatttagatgtatACACTCAATAATCACTAGATTCAATACAGAAAACTCCGGTCACTGAACATTTAACCtcattagaatatattttagttcaaaacTATTCAGAAAAGCCGACTTATACTTTTGACAAGAATCGACCATTTTATTGTGACTCGGGCAAAACAAACGAGTCTTGAATGACTTTGTATGATTTGGTCTTagtcttgtcatttttttataCAGGACGAGTCTTCATGACTCTAGACCAGGTATCTAATCTTTTGACCAAACACTGCCTAGTTTTCCTAGTCAAAACCTAGTTTGCCAACAATGCTGCCAACACCAGACGATTCGAATAAAGAGTCAATGGAAAATCGATCTCGTAGACACTTCcaagtttaaaagaaaaaatgatgttttgatttggaatcgGATCGATACAACCTGATATAGCTGATATACGTACTGATATCGATATCATCAGTGACTGATACTATTAAAAATCGATGATCTATTTTAGTTAGGTGGGTAGTAGTAGTAACTTGAACATTTAACTCGaaggaagcatgtggttctgagtttgattCCTCCTACTTCTTTTAAGCCACTCACACAAAAGTGCAGTGCACAAGGGGCAATGAGTTGGATCTTGAAGAGAGGAAATGTGGTAATGCATTGAAAGAGATAGATAGCCAATTCGAAGTTGTTTGAATTCGAATTGGGTATCTGAAGTTGGTAGGGAGTCCATTCTGATGTAAATGTTGTTGGCTTTAAATGAATAACGATGGGGAGCACAGTCTAGGAGGAAACCTATGTTAAGAGAAATTAAATGGAAATAACAAAACCCACTTGTTAACAAAACTAATTATAAGAACGAGTTTTTCGTCACCCATGGCTTGACATGGAGAGAGGCAATTGCTCTCTCATTTTTTCCTATTGGGACCCCTCTAGGAGATGAGCCTCAATGGAAAGATACTACTAGCTCATCAGTTTAGAACCCATTCATGAATCCAACCATTTAATGTCAAAATACTGGGTCCAACCGATGGACACCTTTTTTAATTAAGTGATCCGGTTCATCAGGTTCCGTAGGCTAGGGTTGTccatgacgatgatgatgattattTGGGACCTCATTGAGATTTCTAGAGAACCTATGTGAATAAAGAGAAATGGGATCACCATTGTGCATTTCTAAAGGGCAATGAAAActgaaaacacttttttttttggacagatttttttttaaaaaaaatactattttaatTGTTACTCCATTTAAATATTCAGTTCAATTTTAGACTAAAAATCGTATATTGAATTCCATATAAACTGAATCGCTCGAAAACTAAACCATAATAAACTCTACAATTATGCGCCTTTGTTGACTTATATGAAATTATCTATTACATGTTTCTTTGTTGAATTGTTAAGGATTGAAAGAGATCAAATTAATTTAATATATGAAATTGTATTTTCGTAAggtcataatttttttctcaattttatttATCTCAGAAGTTCAAAAGGTTATCCCCACTTAAATTGAATTTGAACCGAATTATCACGATTGTCTACAAATTGAATGAAACTGAATATAGAAACCAGATAAAAGTGAACCATGCAATTTCCTCTTTGAGgttatgaatttatttttttgtcccatcccatcccatccccaTTGAACAATTGTAACCGCCTCTGATTCCTGGGTTTTTTCATACCGTTACCTCAAGACTATTTCCCGCGAGAAAAAGAGACCAAACCAACAACTGACGCAAATGGTTCCTCAGCTGCCACCATATGGAAGAAACATCCATTATGAAACTATCAACCCGGCCGGTTACCCTATGGAGACACGAATGCTTACTTTTTAAGGCTCTAGCTGTCTTGCGGACAATTTTTAATTCTCTACTCAttgtttcccttttcttcccagaaaatttaaaagaaagcAACCCAAAAGGTTGCTATACTATCAATTAGAATTGTGACAGTTACAACTAAATAGAGACACAAAGATGCCCCACTGGGACTTAAGAGGGAAAAATGTGAGGGAGAGGGAGGTGGCCCTTCCATTTATAATCACCTGCTCTGTGATATTATACCTTACACTTTCCTGACTTCCCAAGCAagctcccctctctctctttctatattCAATTAGTCTGAATGATTGTTCTATCATACCAGGCAAACATGAGAGGAGATGAGATTTGTGTTCCTTGGCCAACTCAACTTGGATTACACCCATCACCTAACCTCTCCTTTTCCCACCTCCATAAAACCCATCTCTTCCCTCTCAAACCCAACAACACTTTagtcttcttgttcttctttccCCTCCTCTCCTTGTTCATACTTACCTAGCTACCTAGGTTGGCAACAACGAAACAGATCAGAAGATGATGACTCTGAAACTGAAACAGCTCCTTCTATCACTCACCCTCCTCTTCACCACAACCTTAGCTCAGACTACACCTGCAACTGCCCCTGCCCCTTCTGGTCCCACCAACATCACTGCAATCCTAGAGAAGGCAGGGCAGTACAATATCTTCATCAAGCTACTGAGAAGTACCCAAGTTGAAAACCAGATCAATACACAGCTCAACAACTCAAACCAAGGTCTTACTCTCTTTGCTCCACCAGACAATGCCTTCTCTAATCTCAAAGCAGGAATCCTCAATTCCCTCTCAGACGAGCAAAAGGTGGAGTTGGTTCAATTTCATACCCTCCCTTCTTATGTTCCTCTCTCATCATTTCAAACTGTGAGTAACCCAATTCGTACTCAAGCTGGGAACAGTAACAATGGCCAATTCCCATTGAATGTGACCACTTCAGGCAGCAATGTGAACATAACTACCGGAGTGGTTAATACCACAGTGGCTAACACGATCTACACAGATGGGCAGTTAGCTGTGTATCAGGTGGATCAAGTACTTCTTCCTCTGGACTTCTTTACTACACCTGCGCCGGCTCCGGCACCGACTCcggccaagaagaagaagacacatgCGTTTGCTCCTACAACTACGGCTGATACTACTGCGGATTCATCTAATGCCGTAAGGATCATCACAAAGTTCAGTACTGGGGTGTCCTTCGGAGTTGTTTTAGTGATGGTTGCAGCCATTGGTTTGTGACCCACTACTGGATGATTGCTCTATTGGATTGGATCGATCATTGATGATTGTGATCGATAAGGTGAGTGGGTTTTTGAATAATTTCATTGGCggatctctctttcttcttaattttgTATCGTTTTGCAGTTACATTTGATTGTTGTTGCAGTTGCTGAAACGGGTCTGTTGTCATCAAATATAgagaagatttcccttttttttttttaatttgagatttttcatatttttttttcctcttcataCAGAGGATGAGTTCTGTGTATTGTATTATATTTTGATTCACGTTCAGAtcagaaatcagaataaaaCAAATGCTTGTATAAGAATGTTTTTTTAAAGATTAGAAAGGTTATATGAATCATCAATTTCCATTGATCCAGGGTTTAAAAAACTTCGGAGTGGGGATAACTTGGATCGATCCTGATCGGGGAGAATCGGGATCGCATCAGCCAATTCCTTTCTGGATCATTGGAATCTGCCTATTCGATCCGATTTTTGAATCCTTGATGCGATCGCATAAATTCCTTGGCAAACCATTTTCATTTTCGATTTTTGAAGTTTCAGGTAACTCATGGCCGTTACTTATGTCATGTTTGAGTTCGGGCCAATTCTGACCCGATGAGTAGGAAAACTCATGATCCCAATTCTGACCCGATGAGTAGGAAAACTCATGATCTCACAGTCATTAATATTCTCGGATGAAAGTTCGAAAATGCTCATTTCCTAATCTTCATCCCAATCCCATTAATAGTAATaacaatagatttttttatttttttttttaaaattatttgggTACAGTGGAAGTTAGATAAGTTATATATGGAATAGGAAGAGCAGAAAGTTGCCTAGTGAACATTATATATGACAATAAGTTGGTATTG is from Macadamia integrifolia cultivar HAES 741 unplaced genomic scaffold, SCU_Mint_v3 scaffold2828, whole genome shotgun sequence and encodes:
- the LOC122067309 gene encoding fasciclin-like arabinogalactan protein 12 gives rise to the protein MMTLKLKQLLLSLTLLFTTTLAQTTPATAPAPSGPTNITAILEKAGQYNIFIKLLRSTQVENQINTQLNNSNQGLTLFAPPDNAFSNLKAGILNSLSDEQKVELVQFHTLPSYVPLSSFQTVSNPIRTQAGNSNNGQFPLNVTTSGSNVNITTGVVNTTVANTIYTDGQLAVYQVDQVLLPLDFFTTPAPAPAPTPAKKKKTHAFAPTTTADTTADSSNAVRIITKFSTGVSFGVVLVMVAAIGL